In Candidatus Hydrogenedentota bacterium, the genomic window CCGGGTGATCTGAAGAGCGGTTTCCTGGGTTATCTTCCCGTGGCTTGCCTTGATTCGGGAGGCCATCCCCATGTACCGGTGGTCATACGAATTGCTCCCGTACGGCATGTTTGGATAGCCTTTGGAGCAGGTCTGAAAACTCCGCACAGTCTGGTCCATGGCCTCATCCGCCCTGAACACGGCGTCTTCGATGGGCAACGCGTACTCGACCGTCTCCGCCGGGTCATTGTCGCGGAACGCCGCGCAGTGATTGGCGCTGGTCTCCAACGCCACGCCTTCACCGGCCTTTCCGTCAGCAAAGACGAAGTTGTATCCCACCGTCCGGTCGGCCGTGTTGACGATATTGGCGGCGTCATCGATGTTCCCCGCTTCTTCGAGCACCCGGCGCAACAACATCATCATCGGGATACCTGACCAATCGGAGTCCTTCGAGATGGCCCCGATCTGCCCGATGGCTATTTTGTCCAGGTTCATCCCGGACAAGACGCCGACGTTGCCCAGATACCCGGCCGACGCGAAAGGCCTGTATCCTTCAGGTTCGTAGAGTATGAGAGCGGCGTTGTTCTGCAGCCCGCCTTCCATGATCCAGTCGAAATTGCGGCCCAGATAGGTCTTTCCACCCTCGGTAGCCGTGCCGAATACAGCAAACACGCTGCACGCGCGCTCGGTGACCACGTCAATCACGTGCGCGCGCCGAACATTCTTGAGCGAAACCCCCGCTCCGTCGGCAAGCCCTTCCATCTCGCGTTTATAGCGCTCGGGGATGTCCGCTGAGCACCAGCGGTAAACCGCGTCCAAAACCATTTCCGTGGCGAAACGAGGCATCCCCACTTCTTCA contains:
- a CDS encoding C45 family autoproteolytic acyltransferase/hydrolase codes for the protein MRRRILIASFFLDILVILVIVGGYFYLNPRRGPRLEVDFRKDAYIEQVHGATVLHLKGSGYEMGYQHGALAKNHVQAAMARFDELLDRAREEVGMPRFATEMVLDAVYRWCSADIPERYKREMEGLADGAGVSLKNVRRAHVIDVVTERACSVFAVFGTATEGGKTYLGRNFDWIMEGGLQNNAALILYEPEGYRPFASAGYLGNVGVLSGMNLDKIAIGQIGAISKDSDWSGIPMMMLLRRVLEEAGNIDDAANIVNTADRTVGYNFVFADGKAGEGVALETSANHCAAFRDNDPAETVEYALPIEDAVFRADEAMDQTVRSFQTCSKGYPNMPYGSNSYDHRYMGMASRIKASHGKITQETALQITRDVAMRGANLHSVLCDCTDLRLWVAHAKGTEDAWKQEYVEYDLPELFKKPEARSK